In a genomic window of Cygnus atratus isolate AKBS03 ecotype Queensland, Australia chromosome 23, CAtr_DNAZoo_HiC_assembly, whole genome shotgun sequence:
- the NCDN gene encoding neurochondrin isoform X2 — MASGSGAAPKGAAGARSATLKRCLDVLRDASSDSEQFAALLLVTKAVRAGELDSKTRRQIFDAIGFTFPNRLLTSREPPSGCPEHTFRALGLTLLACFCTDPELAGHSQILNKIPTFNDVLVSPCNPDSTSMIDDAYQCLTAVMATPRGPRELVTKGTVAALCHAYVNGNYGSDRALTLLLGLLAVAEVKCWQRDAPHLLAVLSKLSEEFLKAEDMTKFELCELLPHFIPLSSPLTRDSKGSECLHRIYKGLAKILGSKLSHSQRDPALKLAACLMQACGSEWIPAGSTGSKFLALLVNLACVEVRLTLEEPDPMETEGKKEVVTACYVLMEMGIQECLKEEESLLEEAQKMQLIRIMEEAFGAVIFYLRQVKEEELQDPFIFASVRILGAWMAEETSALKQEICELLPFLVRYAKKLFKESSTAEGLPQTDGVQAGLASTEGSVLPQDALRFLLPGFCHLTAEDRPREILISEGAPALLCDYFLHQWKGLTSEPGSLTPLTSTEMSLQTACGIFLNLVVTAPELIRQEKTFCSLMDTLLKSLPFLLPQKDHLVLAANVATLGLMMARILASSAVLQGTQSAKEFFGATIRFLSEAHITQADPSSCCSALAVSPAYASAWGDIRELWLLGMQALAGCVPLFPWLPQAVLQARWLEGLSEVLTRVAPASVDFELVAAFQGVLLELARASKPCREVILSHHGEEWANLYGMAALEQCLSER, encoded by the exons ATGGCCTCAGGCTCCGGAGctgcacccaagggtgctgcgGGTGCCAGGAGCGCGACGCTGAAGAGGTGCCTCGACGTGCTGCGAGACGCCAGCAGCGACAGCGAGCAGTTTGCTGCCTTGCTTCTG GTGACCAAAGCAGTCAGAGCCGGAGAACTGGACTCAAAGACCCGTCGCCAGATCTTTGACGCAATTGGATTCACGTTTCCAAATCGCCTGCTGACCTCCAGGGAGCCCCCTTCGGGCTGTCCCGAGCACACCTTCAGGGCACTTGGCCTTACTCTGTTGGCATGTTTCTGCACCGATCCGGAGTTAGCTGGCCACTCCCAGATCCTGAACAAAATCCCAACCTTCAATGACGTCCTGGTTTCCCCCTGTAATCCGGACAGCACTTCCATGATCGATGATGCATAccagtgcctgactgctgtCATGGCTACGCCCAGGGGTCCCAGAGAGCTGGTGACCAAAGGAACAGTGGCTGCCCTCTGCCACGCCTATGTGAATGGCAATTATGGCTCTGACCGTGCCTTGACGCTGCTCTTAGGGCTGCTGGCTGTAGCAGAGGTGAAGTGCTGGCAGAGAGATGCTCCGCACCTCCTGGCCGTGCTGAGCAAGCTTTCTGAAGAGTTTCTCAAGGCTGAAGACATGACCAAATTTGAGCTGTGCGAGCTTTTGCCTCACTTTATCCCCCTTTCATCACCACTCACACGGGACTCGAAGGGCTCTGAGTGCCTCCATAGAATTTACAAAGGGCTGGCCAAAATTTTGGGCAGTAAACTCAGCCATTCACAGCGGGACCCTGCTCTGAAGCTTGCTGCCTGCCTTATGCAGGCCTGTGGGTCAGAGTGGATCCCAGCAGGGAGTACCGGTAGCAAGTTCCTGGCCTTGCTGGTGAACTTGGCTTGTGTGGAGGTCCGCCTGACCCTAGAGGAGCCAGATCCCATGGAGacggaggggaaaaaagaagtggtAACGGCCTGCTATGTCCTCATGGAGATGGGCATCCAGGAGTGTCTGAAAGAAGAAGAATCACTGCTGGAAGAAGCGCAGAAAATGCAGCTCATAAGGATCATGGAGGAAGCATTTGGAGCTGTAATATTTTACTTGAGGCAG GTTAAAGAGGAGGAGCTGCAAGACCCTTTCATATTTGCTTCTGTCCGAATCCTTGGAGCCTGGATGGCAGAAGAGACGTCCGCCCTCAAGCAGGAAATCTGtgagctgctgcctttcctcGTTCGTTACGCCAAGAAGCTTTTCAaagagagcagcacagctgagggTCTTCCCCAGACGGATGGCgtgcaggctgggctggccaGCACTGAAGGCTCTGTCTTACCCCAGGACGCTCTGAG ATTTCTGCTGCCTGGCTTTTGCCATTTAACAGCCGAGGACAGGCCCAGGGAAATCCTCATCTCAGAAGGGGCACCGGCGCTGCTGTGTGACTACTTCCTGCATCAGTGGAAGGGGCTGACCTCCGAGCCTGGGTCCCTAACTCCCCTGACAAGCACTGAAATGAGCCTACAGACTGCGTGTGGGATTTTCCTTAACCTGGTCGTGACCGCACCCGAGCTCATCAG GCAAGAGAAAACCTTTTGCTCCTTGATGGACACGTTGCTGAAGTCTCTTCCATTTCTGCTACCTCAGAAGGATCACCTGGTTCTAGCAGCCAACGTTGCCACTCTGGGCTTGATGATGGCCAGGATCCTTGCAAGTTCAGCAG ttctTCAGGGAACCCAGTCTGCCAAGGAGTTTTTCGGAGCCACCATTCGCTTCCTGTCAGAGGCCCACATCACCCAAGCagaccccagcagctgctgctcggCCCTGGCCGTGTCCCCTGCCTACGCCAGTGCCTGGGGTGACATCCGTGAGCTCTGGCTCCTGGGGATGCAGGCGTTGGCCGGCTGCGTGCCGCTCTTCCCCTGGCTGCCGCAAGCCGTCCTCCAGGCGCGGTGGCTGGAAGGCCTCTCGGAGGTACTGACGCGCGTTGCTCCGGCCTCGGTGGATTTTGAACTCGTTGCTGCTTTCCAGGGCGTGCTGCTCGAGCTGGCCAGAGCCAGCAAGCCGTGCAGGGAAGTGATCCTGTCCCACCACGGGGAGGAGTGGGCCAACCTGTATGGCATGGCAGCTTTGGAACAGTGTCTGTCCGAGCGATAG
- the NCDN gene encoding neurochondrin isoform X1, translating into MASGSGAAPKGAAGARSATLKRCLDVLRDASSDSEQFAALLLVTKAVRAGELDSKTRRQIFDAIGFTFPNRLLTSREPPSGCPEHTFRALGLTLLACFCTDPELAGHSQILNKIPTFNDVLVSPCNPDSTSMIDDAYQCLTAVMATPRGPRELVTKGTVAALCHAYVNGNYGSDRALTLLLGLLAVAEVKCWQRDAPHLLAVLSKLSEEFLKAEDMTKFELCELLPHFIPLSSPLTRDSKGSECLHRIYKGLAKILGSKLSHSQRDPALKLAACLMQACGSEWIPAGSTGSKFLALLVNLACVEVRLTLEEPDPMETEGKKEVVTACYVLMEMGIQECLKEEESLLEEAQKMQLIRIMEEAFGAVIFYLRQVKEEELQDPFIFASVRILGAWMAEETSALKQEICELLPFLVRYAKKLFKESSTAEGLPQTDGVQAGLASTEGSVLPQDALRTDSTAPFFSWLDANAGLRSSSLRSTLRFQFLSPSRFLLPGFCHLTAEDRPREILISEGAPALLCDYFLHQWKGLTSEPGSLTPLTSTEMSLQTACGIFLNLVVTAPELIRQEKTFCSLMDTLLKSLPFLLPQKDHLVLAANVATLGLMMARILASSAVLQGTQSAKEFFGATIRFLSEAHITQADPSSCCSALAVSPAYASAWGDIRELWLLGMQALAGCVPLFPWLPQAVLQARWLEGLSEVLTRVAPASVDFELVAAFQGVLLELARASKPCREVILSHHGEEWANLYGMAALEQCLSER; encoded by the exons ATGGCCTCAGGCTCCGGAGctgcacccaagggtgctgcgGGTGCCAGGAGCGCGACGCTGAAGAGGTGCCTCGACGTGCTGCGAGACGCCAGCAGCGACAGCGAGCAGTTTGCTGCCTTGCTTCTG GTGACCAAAGCAGTCAGAGCCGGAGAACTGGACTCAAAGACCCGTCGCCAGATCTTTGACGCAATTGGATTCACGTTTCCAAATCGCCTGCTGACCTCCAGGGAGCCCCCTTCGGGCTGTCCCGAGCACACCTTCAGGGCACTTGGCCTTACTCTGTTGGCATGTTTCTGCACCGATCCGGAGTTAGCTGGCCACTCCCAGATCCTGAACAAAATCCCAACCTTCAATGACGTCCTGGTTTCCCCCTGTAATCCGGACAGCACTTCCATGATCGATGATGCATAccagtgcctgactgctgtCATGGCTACGCCCAGGGGTCCCAGAGAGCTGGTGACCAAAGGAACAGTGGCTGCCCTCTGCCACGCCTATGTGAATGGCAATTATGGCTCTGACCGTGCCTTGACGCTGCTCTTAGGGCTGCTGGCTGTAGCAGAGGTGAAGTGCTGGCAGAGAGATGCTCCGCACCTCCTGGCCGTGCTGAGCAAGCTTTCTGAAGAGTTTCTCAAGGCTGAAGACATGACCAAATTTGAGCTGTGCGAGCTTTTGCCTCACTTTATCCCCCTTTCATCACCACTCACACGGGACTCGAAGGGCTCTGAGTGCCTCCATAGAATTTACAAAGGGCTGGCCAAAATTTTGGGCAGTAAACTCAGCCATTCACAGCGGGACCCTGCTCTGAAGCTTGCTGCCTGCCTTATGCAGGCCTGTGGGTCAGAGTGGATCCCAGCAGGGAGTACCGGTAGCAAGTTCCTGGCCTTGCTGGTGAACTTGGCTTGTGTGGAGGTCCGCCTGACCCTAGAGGAGCCAGATCCCATGGAGacggaggggaaaaaagaagtggtAACGGCCTGCTATGTCCTCATGGAGATGGGCATCCAGGAGTGTCTGAAAGAAGAAGAATCACTGCTGGAAGAAGCGCAGAAAATGCAGCTCATAAGGATCATGGAGGAAGCATTTGGAGCTGTAATATTTTACTTGAGGCAG GTTAAAGAGGAGGAGCTGCAAGACCCTTTCATATTTGCTTCTGTCCGAATCCTTGGAGCCTGGATGGCAGAAGAGACGTCCGCCCTCAAGCAGGAAATCTGtgagctgctgcctttcctcGTTCGTTACGCCAAGAAGCTTTTCAaagagagcagcacagctgagggTCTTCCCCAGACGGATGGCgtgcaggctgggctggccaGCACTGAAGGCTCTGTCTTACCCCAGGACGCTCTGAG GACCGATTCTACGGCCCCTTTTTTCTCCTGGTTGGATGCAAATGCAGGGCTTAGATCCAGCTCTCTGCGTTCTACCTTGCgttttcaatttctttccccttctagATTTCTGCTGCCTGGCTTTTGCCATTTAACAGCCGAGGACAGGCCCAGGGAAATCCTCATCTCAGAAGGGGCACCGGCGCTGCTGTGTGACTACTTCCTGCATCAGTGGAAGGGGCTGACCTCCGAGCCTGGGTCCCTAACTCCCCTGACAAGCACTGAAATGAGCCTACAGACTGCGTGTGGGATTTTCCTTAACCTGGTCGTGACCGCACCCGAGCTCATCAG GCAAGAGAAAACCTTTTGCTCCTTGATGGACACGTTGCTGAAGTCTCTTCCATTTCTGCTACCTCAGAAGGATCACCTGGTTCTAGCAGCCAACGTTGCCACTCTGGGCTTGATGATGGCCAGGATCCTTGCAAGTTCAGCAG ttctTCAGGGAACCCAGTCTGCCAAGGAGTTTTTCGGAGCCACCATTCGCTTCCTGTCAGAGGCCCACATCACCCAAGCagaccccagcagctgctgctcggCCCTGGCCGTGTCCCCTGCCTACGCCAGTGCCTGGGGTGACATCCGTGAGCTCTGGCTCCTGGGGATGCAGGCGTTGGCCGGCTGCGTGCCGCTCTTCCCCTGGCTGCCGCAAGCCGTCCTCCAGGCGCGGTGGCTGGAAGGCCTCTCGGAGGTACTGACGCGCGTTGCTCCGGCCTCGGTGGATTTTGAACTCGTTGCTGCTTTCCAGGGCGTGCTGCTCGAGCTGGCCAGAGCCAGCAAGCCGTGCAGGGAAGTGATCCTGTCCCACCACGGGGAGGAGTGGGCCAACCTGTATGGCATGGCAGCTTTGGAACAGTGTCTGTCCGAGCGATAG